The genomic stretch CGACCTGGACCTGCACCGCGAGCGCCGGTTCCAGCTGCCCGGCGAGCGGGAGCGGGAACATCAGTGCGAGCGTCACGCTGCTCTCCGGCGGCACCGCGACCTTCACCGTC from Gemmatimonadota bacterium encodes the following:
- a CDS encoding IPTL-CTERM sorting domain-containing protein, with amino-acid sequence MARSPTIVASNAGPSTATGATVTDNFPAALTGATWTCTASAGSSCPASGSGNISASVTLLSGGTATFTV